GAATCATGGATGCCCGCCGCGCGCAGCGCCTGGGCGGTCTGCACCACGTATTCGGTGCAGGGGCCGTAGCGGCCGGAGGCCCGGCGCACGATGGCCAGCAGCTCCGGCTCGGGCAGGGCGCGGATGTAGGCCGGGTTGTCGCGGTTCATGACGAAGACCAGGGCACGGACCTGTCCGGCCTCGGTGCTGCAGTTGATCCAGCGCGGCAGATAGGCGCCGGTGGACATCTCGCGGTCCCACAGCGCCGGGAAATAGTCGGGCACCTGGTCGCCGGCCAGCCGGTAGGCCACGCCGCGGCAGGAGCCGCCCCGGTCCAGGCCGAACACTAGTCCGGGGCATTCCGGCGTGCCCCGATTGACCCGGGACCACAGGCACAGCGCCCGGTGATGGCCGTGCAGCGTGGCCAGCCGCCGTTCCTCGAAGGCGAAATCCGGGCGCCAGATCAGCGAGCCGTAGCCATAGACCCACACGTCCTCGCCCTTGCGCCAGTGGCGCAACGCCTCGTCCAGCGAGGCCTGGCGCTCTTCACGGGTCCAGAGCCGGAAAGGCAGGCTGGCGCCGGAAACGCCGGCGTCTTGGGTGGCAGGGGACTGCATGGTTACGGTTTGGCGTCGGTTTCGAGCGGCGGATTGCGGTTCGCCCAGCCTCCCGCCATCAGGGCCACCGAATAGGCCCAGAACAGCGGCGCGACCCCGATCACCGAGCCGAGCGCGCCGAACGTGAGCGGCAGCGACACCTGGGATCCGTTGATCAGCGCCATGCGCAGGCCCACGGCTTCGGCCGCGCGGCCGGGCGGGGAGTGCTGGTGCAGCAATGCAAGCATACTCGGTTGGCAGCATCCCAGCGCAAGCCCCAGGATGAATGACAGCACGATCAGCACGCTAACGTCGCTGAACAGCGGGTAAAGCAGGAAGTCCACGGCCGCCGTGGCCATGGCCGCGCGCACCAGGGTCCAGGAACGGACCCGGCGCTGGATCAGCGGCAATACCAGCCGGATGACGAAGGTTGCCGCCGCGAACGACGCCAATATGATGCCGATGGTGGTGGCCGACAGACCGATCGCCACGCCGAAGATGGGCACCACGAACAGATGCGTGTCCCAGGCGCCGGACAGGATGGTGTTGACCATCAGGATGCGGCGCAGGGCCGGCACCGCCAACAGTTCGGTCACGCGGCGGCGCTCGGCTTCCTTGGCGCCGGCCAGCAGCTGGGAGTTGATCGCGGCGAGCTGGCGCCGCAGCAGGTACAGGCCGCCAGCCGACAGCAGCGGACCCAGCGTCAGCAGCCCGAAGGCCAGCCGCGTGCCCAGATGGTCGATCGCCAGCCCCGCGATCAGCGGCCCGGAAAAACCCGAGCCGGCCAGCGCCAGCGACATCAGGGAGAAGTTGCGCAGCCGTTGCGTGGGTTCGGCGTGGCCGAGCAGGTCCTGGGTGGCGACCTGGTGCAGCATGAAGCCGATGCCAATCGAACAGGAGGCGATCAGCAGCGCCGCCTGGGTCTGGGAAATGAAGGGCAGCGCCGTGCCGACGGCGACCAGCGCCGTGCCGATGATCAGCGGGCGCTGCACGCCGACCCGGTCCACCCAGCGGCCGGCGCGTACCGAGAACAGCATGGGCAGCACGGCGAACACCGCCACCAGCGTGCCGACCTTGAAGGTCGACAAGCCCATCTGCAGCGCGGTCAGGGACACGGTGATGCGCCCGCCGGTCAGGGCCACATGGTTCATCATGGCCAGCAGGCAAAGCAGCGCCGCCCCGGAAAATTCCGGGGAAACAGGCTTGGAGGAGGGGGAGCGATGAGAGGTAGACACGGCGTAACTTGGATTCATTCTGTCGGCATCGTCGCGCTATGTCGAGGCGAGGATGTTTTGCGCTGCCGCAAATACTTTGTCAGATGCGTAACAAGATAGGAGCCATCTAGCGGCCAAGTCGCGCCGTTAGGCGGCAGGTGCGCGCAAGATGGCGGCACGTTCGCGGCAAGGCCATGGGCCGCCGGGCCGCCGGGCGCGCCGTCCAGGCTGTATCGTTCTCGCAACGGAACAATCCGGCGGGGCCGGCGGCCCCGCAAAACAGGCCGGGCGGACGGCTTTACCGATCTTCACCCTTTTGAGACACATTGCCGGTTCTTTGGATGCCCGATGTGTTTAGGATGTGGGGGACATAAGGAAGCCAGGATCAATGAACCGCAACGCCCACGTATCATCCGCCCTGCGCACCGCATGCGCCTGCCGTTCCCTGCCGGGGCGCGCCCTCCGTTCCGGGACGGCGGCAATATGAAGATGAAGCAGCCTCGCAGCAAGCTCGCGCGCTACGGCCTGATCGCCGGCGTCCTGCTGGTCGTGGCCTACGGCGTGCATGCGGCATTCCTGTCGTCTCCCCCGCCGCCGACCTTCGCGTCCGCCGAGGTCACACGCGCCGACCTGGAGGACAGCGTGCTGGCCAGCGGCACCATCGACGCCATCGAGCGAGTCAGCGTCGGCGCCCAGGTGTCCGGCCAGCTCAAGTCGCTGAAGGTCGCGCTGGGCGATCGCGTCCAGAAGGGCCAGCTGGTGGCCGAAATCGACGACATGACCCAGCAGAACGAGCTGCGCAACAAGCAGGCCGCGCTGGAAATGCGCCGCGCCGCCCGCACGGCCAAGGTCGCCACGCTCAAGCAGTCCGAGCTGGCCTATCGCCGCCAGCGCCAGATGCTGGCGGCCGACGCCAGCTCGCGCGAGTCCTTCGAGTCGGCCGAGGCCACGCTGGCCGTGACGCGCGCCGAGATCGCCTCGCTGGACGCCCAGATCGTGCAGGCCGAGGTCGACGTGGACATCGCCAAGGTCAACCTGGGCTATACGCGCATCGTCTCGCCCATCGACGGGGTGGTGGTGGCCGTGATCACCAAGCAGGGGCAGACCGTCAACTCCATGCAGAGCGCGCCCACGATCATCAAGGTCGCCAACGTGGCCACCATGACCATCAAGGCGCAGATATCCGAAGCCGACGTCACCCGCGTCAAGCCCGGCCTGCCGGTGTACTTCACCATTCTGGGCGAGCCGGACGAGCGCTATCACGCCACGCTGCGCGCGGTGGAGCCGGCGCCGGACTCGATCCAGAAGGACGAGACGACGGCGTCACTGACGTCCGCCTCCGGCAGCGCGACCAGCGCGGCGATCTACTACAACGGCCTGTTCGACGTGCCCAATCCCGACGAGCGGCTGCGCATCTCCATGACGGCGCAGGTCTTCATCGTGCGCGGCGAGGCCAAGGACGCCATCGTGGTGCCGTCCTCGGCGCTGGGCAAGCGCGGCCAGGACGGGCGCTACGCCGTGCGCGTGGTCGGCAAGGACAACAAGACCGAGGAGCGCCAGGTGCGCATCGGCATGAACAACAATGTGCGCGCCGAGGTGCTGGAAGGGCTGCAGCCCGGCGAGCGCGTGGTCACGGTCGATTCGGTCGCGGCGGCCGATCCGGCGGCCGCGGGCCATTGATCATGGGCAGTCCCCTGATTTCCCTGTCTGGCGTGCGCCGGGAGTTCCCGGCGGGTGAGCAGACCATCGCGGTGCTCAAGAACGTCGACCTGACCATCGAGGCCGGCGAGATGGTGGCCATCGTTGGCGCGTCCGGCTCGGGCAAGTCCACGCTGATGAATATCCTGGGCTGCCTGGACCGCCCCACCAGCGGCGACTACCGCGTGAGCGGGCGCAGCACCGGCGAACTCGACCCCGACGAGCTGGCCGAATTGCGCCGCGAGCACTTCGGCTTCATCTTCCAGCGCTACCACCTGCTGGCGGACCTGAGCGCGACGGGCAACGTGGAAGTGCCGGCGGTCTACGCCGGCAAGCGGCGCGAGGCGCGCCACCAGCGCGCCGGCGAATTGCTCGGGCGCCTGGGCCTGGGCGACCGTACCGATCACCGCCCCGGCCAGCTGTCGGGCGGCCAGCAGCAGCGCGTCAGCATCGCGCGGGCGCTGATGAACGGCGGCGAGATCATCCTGGCCGACGAGCCGACCGGCGCGCTGGACACGCACACCGGCCAGGAAGTGCTGCGCATCCTGGAAGAGCTGAATGCCGCCGGCCACACCATCATTCTGGTCACGCACGACATGAACGTGGCCCGCCATGCCCAGCGCATCATCGAGATCAGCGACGGCGAGATCGTGTCCGACCGCCGCAATCCCGATGCCCCGCGGCGCGAGGCCGAGCGCGAGGCGCCGGCGGCCATGCCGCGCCGGCCCGGCTGGCAGGCCTATCTGGATCGCTGCGGCGAAGCGCTGCGCATGGCGCTGCTGGCCATGAACGCGCACCGTCTGCGCACCTCGCTGACCATGCTGGGCATCATCATCGGCATCGCCGCCGTGGTGTCGGTGGTGGCGCTGGGCGAGGGTTCGCGGCGCAAGATCATGGACGACATCGCCGAGATCGGCACCAACACCGTCGAGGTCTTCCCCGGCAAGGACTTCGGCGACGAGAAGGCGGCGCAGATCCATACCCTGCTGCCGTCGGACGCCGATGCGCTGGCGCGCGAGAGCTACGTCGACAGCGTGACGCCGGAAGTCGGCACCACCAGCACGGTGCGCTATCGCAATGTCTCGGTCAACGGCTCGATCCAGGGCGTGGGCGAGCAGTTCTTCCGCGTGCGCGCATTCAAGCTGGCCCAGGGCAAGTTCTTCGACGAGACCGCCGTGGCGCGCCGCGCCCAGGAGGTCGTGATCGACGACAGCACGCGCCGCAAGCTGTTCGGCTCGCATACCGACCCGATCGGCCAGGTGATCTTCCTGGGCTCGATGCCGGCGCGCGTGATCGGCGTGACGCAGAAAAAGGACACGGTATTCGGCAGCAACGAGACGCTGAACGTCTGGATTCCCTACACCACGGCGCTGTCGCGCGTGCTGGGCCAGCGCCATCTGCGCAGCATCACGGTGCGGGTCAAGGACGACGTGCCGCCGGTCGCCGCCGAGAAGGCCATCGTGCAGGTGCTGACGCGCCGGCACGTGACCAAGGATTTCTTCGTGTTCAACACGGACGCCGTGCGCAAGACCATCGAGCGCACCACGGCGACCATGACGCTGCTGGTGTCCATGATCGCGCTGATTTCGCTGATGGTCGGCGGCATCGGCGTCATGAACATCATGCTGGTGTCCGTTACCGAGCGCACCCGCGAGATCGGCGTGCGCATGGCGGTCGGCGCGCGGCGCGGCGACATCATGCAGCAGTTCCTGATCGAGGCCGTGCTGGTCTGCCTGATCGGCGGCATGGTCGGCATCGCGCTGTCGCTGGGGCTGGGCGTGCTGGTGTCCAAGGCCACGGGCGGCTCGTTCCGCATGATTTATTCCTCGGCGTCGATGGTGGCGGCGTTCACCTGCTCCACCCTGATCGGCGTGTTGTTCGGCTACCTGCCGGCGCGCAACGCGGCGCGCCTGGACCCCGTAGAGGCCCTGGCCCGGGAATGAGGACGATGAGAGTTTCCATGATGCACAAACCGGCGGCGTTGGCGCTGCTGCTGGCCCTGTCGGGTTGTGGCGGCCTGCTGCGCACCGACTACCAGCGACCCGAGGTCCGGGAACCCGCGGCCTGGACGCGGGCGTCGGGTGAGTCCGCCGCTGGCGCGCTGGCCGAGGGCGGCGCCTGGTGGCGCAATTTCAACGATCCCGAACTGAACCGGCTGGTCGAGCTGGCGCTGGCGCGCAACAACGACCTGGCGGTGGCGGCCATCAAGTTGCAGCGCGCGCAGTACCAGGCTGGCCTGGCTGACGACAAACTGATTCCGCAGCCGGGCCTGACCGCCAACACCTCGCGCCTGCGCAACCTGCGCAACCTGCGCGGCGACCGCGGCAGCGCCAGCAAGTACGGCGTCGAGCTCAATGTCCAGTATGAAGTGGACCTGTGGGGCAAGCTGTCGCGCCAGAGCGATGCGGCCCAGTGGGAAGCGCTGGCGACCGAGCAGGACCGCCAGAGTGCGGCGCTGTCCCTGGTCGGCACTACCGCCACCCTG
The Achromobacter sp. AONIH1 DNA segment above includes these coding regions:
- a CDS encoding gamma-glutamylcyclotransferase, whose translation is MQSPATQDAGVSGASLPFRLWTREERQASLDEALRHWRKGEDVWVYGYGSLIWRPDFAFEERRLATLHGHHRALCLWSRVNRGTPECPGLVFGLDRGGSCRGVAYRLAGDQVPDYFPALWDREMSTGAYLPRWINCSTEAGQVRALVFVMNRDNPAYIRALPEPELLAIVRRASGRYGPCTEYVVQTAQALRAAGIHDSRLDAIARRLEADSHALPETA
- a CDS encoding MFS transporter, coding for MSTSHRSPSSKPVSPEFSGAALLCLLAMMNHVALTGGRITVSLTALQMGLSTFKVGTLVAVFAVLPMLFSVRAGRWVDRVGVQRPLIIGTALVAVGTALPFISQTQAALLIASCSIGIGFMLHQVATQDLLGHAEPTQRLRNFSLMSLALAGSGFSGPLIAGLAIDHLGTRLAFGLLTLGPLLSAGGLYLLRRQLAAINSQLLAGAKEAERRRVTELLAVPALRRILMVNTILSGAWDTHLFVVPIFGVAIGLSATTIGIILASFAAATFVIRLVLPLIQRRVRSWTLVRAAMATAAVDFLLYPLFSDVSVLIVLSFILGLALGCCQPSMLALLHQHSPPGRAAEAVGLRMALINGSQVSLPLTFGALGSVIGVAPLFWAYSVALMAGGWANRNPPLETDAKP
- a CDS encoding efflux RND transporter periplasmic adaptor subunit, with the protein product MKQPRSKLARYGLIAGVLLVVAYGVHAAFLSSPPPPTFASAEVTRADLEDSVLASGTIDAIERVSVGAQVSGQLKSLKVALGDRVQKGQLVAEIDDMTQQNELRNKQAALEMRRAARTAKVATLKQSELAYRRQRQMLAADASSRESFESAEATLAVTRAEIASLDAQIVQAEVDVDIAKVNLGYTRIVSPIDGVVVAVITKQGQTVNSMQSAPTIIKVANVATMTIKAQISEADVTRVKPGLPVYFTILGEPDERYHATLRAVEPAPDSIQKDETTASLTSASGSATSAAIYYNGLFDVPNPDERLRISMTAQVFIVRGEAKDAIVVPSSALGKRGQDGRYAVRVVGKDNKTEERQVRIGMNNNVRAEVLEGLQPGERVVTVDSVAAADPAAAGH
- a CDS encoding MacB family efflux pump subunit, which encodes MGSPLISLSGVRREFPAGEQTIAVLKNVDLTIEAGEMVAIVGASGSGKSTLMNILGCLDRPTSGDYRVSGRSTGELDPDELAELRREHFGFIFQRYHLLADLSATGNVEVPAVYAGKRREARHQRAGELLGRLGLGDRTDHRPGQLSGGQQQRVSIARALMNGGEIILADEPTGALDTHTGQEVLRILEELNAAGHTIILVTHDMNVARHAQRIIEISDGEIVSDRRNPDAPRREAEREAPAAMPRRPGWQAYLDRCGEALRMALLAMNAHRLRTSLTMLGIIIGIAAVVSVVALGEGSRRKIMDDIAEIGTNTVEVFPGKDFGDEKAAQIHTLLPSDADALARESYVDSVTPEVGTTSTVRYRNVSVNGSIQGVGEQFFRVRAFKLAQGKFFDETAVARRAQEVVIDDSTRRKLFGSHTDPIGQVIFLGSMPARVIGVTQKKDTVFGSNETLNVWIPYTTALSRVLGQRHLRSITVRVKDDVPPVAAEKAIVQVLTRRHVTKDFFVFNTDAVRKTIERTTATMTLLVSMIALISLMVGGIGVMNIMLVSVTERTREIGVRMAVGARRGDIMQQFLIEAVLVCLIGGMVGIALSLGLGVLVSKATGGSFRMIYSSASMVAAFTCSTLIGVLFGYLPARNAARLDPVEALARE